A single genomic interval of Alkalispirochaeta americana harbors:
- a CDS encoding carbohydrate ABC transporter permease yields MLIFYFLPVVLTVLISLTNMSTITGLDRWSWVGLENYRRILGYPDTIRKFWLTLRYVLFTLVFFNVGMALVISLITTHIPKKAGAFFRAVWLLPRITPVVVYAFMWQIMAAAPPHGIITSMILAPLGGSTTNLIPQHPFLFIVLMNGFVGASFGMIIFTSAIESIRKDIMVSSLVDGASILQRIRYIILPQLKWPMLFVTTYQTLSLLTSYEHILVLTGGNFNTEVWALWSFNLALNSYYGNFQYAMGAAITTMLVVVGLVFSLVYMRYFRFDDLVQEPKIDVL; encoded by the coding sequence ATGCTGATATTCTACTTCCTGCCGGTTGTGCTGACAGTGCTGATCTCTCTCACCAATATGAGTACCATCACGGGACTTGATCGGTGGAGTTGGGTCGGACTGGAAAACTACCGGCGGATACTGGGATATCCCGATACCATCAGAAAATTTTGGCTAACACTGCGCTACGTACTGTTTACGCTGGTATTCTTTAACGTTGGAATGGCCCTGGTCATTTCGCTCATCACAACCCACATCCCGAAAAAAGCCGGTGCTTTCTTTCGCGCTGTCTGGTTGCTGCCCCGGATTACCCCGGTGGTAGTCTACGCTTTCATGTGGCAGATCATGGCTGCCGCTCCCCCTCACGGGATTATCACATCCATGATCCTGGCCCCCCTGGGCGGCTCAACAACTAACTTAATACCCCAGCACCCCTTTCTGTTCATTGTTCTCATGAACGGCTTTGTCGGTGCGTCTTTCGGCATGATCATCTTCACCTCGGCAATAGAATCGATACGAAAAGACATAATGGTCTCATCTCTGGTGGACGGCGCATCGATCCTCCAGCGGATTCGCTACATCATTCTGCCGCAGTTGAAATGGCCCATGCTCTTTGTGACCACCTACCAGACGCTCTCGTTGCTGACCTCCTACGAACACATCCTTGTTCTTACGGGTGGAAACTTCAACACCGAGGTCTGGGCGCTCTGGTCCTTCAACCTGGCCCTGAACAGCTACTACGGAAACTTTCAGTACGCCATGGGAGCAGCTATTACGACCATGCTGGTTGTGGTGGGGCTCGTGTTTTCGCTGGTATACATGCGGTACTTCCGGTTCGATGACCTGGTGCAGGAACCGAAGATCGATGTGCTCTAG
- a CDS encoding carbohydrate ABC transporter permease produces the protein MRPKILFFKSVPIALILVISAPILLGYLWVFVRTFSVNMYGMRPIGGFTMRNWMTIVRDPLLWRLAGNTLILATGLTVGILLISCAAAYPLARMTFRGRKAYLSLSLVLHAFPSVTLLIAIFFVLRFIAGIPVIGRGIPIIGGFGYNTLGGVILVSISFLLPLGIWLMKGFFDNVSWDLERAALIDGCSRFRTWWQILIPQIRPGIAALGIFSFMHGWSAFIIPYTFMLDDRTSVMSTYLNLLTSGDRAIDYGLVSAVALFQLLPILMFYIFTQKYLLTIFGGGMKGGG, from the coding sequence ATGAGGCCGAAGATACTATTTTTCAAATCTGTGCCGATCGCTCTTATTCTGGTCATATCGGCGCCGATTCTTCTGGGCTACCTGTGGGTCTTTGTCCGTACGTTCAGCGTGAATATGTACGGTATGCGTCCCATCGGCGGCTTTACCATGCGGAACTGGATGACTATCGTCAGAGATCCCCTGTTGTGGCGTCTTGCGGGAAATACCCTGATCCTGGCAACGGGCTTGACGGTCGGCATTCTGCTGATCTCCTGTGCCGCCGCCTATCCCCTGGCGCGAATGACCTTTCGCGGGCGCAAGGCCTATCTGTCCCTGTCGCTGGTTCTCCACGCTTTTCCCAGCGTGACCCTGCTGATCGCGATCTTCTTTGTCTTGCGCTTTATCGCGGGCATACCGGTGATCGGCCGGGGAATACCCATCATCGGAGGGTTCGGATACAACACCCTGGGTGGTGTTATCCTGGTGAGCATCTCCTTTTTGCTGCCCCTGGGAATCTGGCTCATGAAGGGATTCTTTGACAACGTCTCGTGGGATCTGGAACGGGCTGCCCTGATCGACGGTTGTTCCCGGTTTCGCACGTGGTGGCAGATTCTGATTCCCCAGATTCGTCCGGGTATCGCTGCCCTGGGAATTTTCTCCTTCATGCACGGGTGGAGTGCCTTTATCATTCCCTACACCTTCATGCTGGATGACAGAACCTCGGTCATGTCCACCTACCTGAACCTGCTCACCAGCGGGGACAGGGCGATCGATTATGGCTTGGTCTCGGCCGTAGCGCTGTTTCAGCTCTTGCCGATTCTCATGTTTTACATCTTTACCCAGAAATACCTCCTCACAATTTTTGGCGGCGGCATGAAGGGTGGCGGCTGA
- a CDS encoding ABC transporter ATP-binding protein: MKMELVNLNKTFRDAVAVRDVSLEVGHGELAAFLGPSGCGKTTTLLNIAGVYKPTSGDILFDGVRVNELQPKERDIGMVFQSYALYPHMSAYENIVFSLVLKKRPKDEMQREAKRVADMLGIGHLLDRSPAQLSGGQQQRVALARALIKRPKLLLFDEPLSNLDARLRMSMREEIKRLQVELGITSVYVTHDQVEAMSMADKVAVMQDGNLLAYVPPGELHERPRTIFIAQFIGSPSMNILDAEFVMKGGKPTAILAGGKVELEVPKERVPKLSGEKRAVKLGIRPESVFLEPQATADAYSAVTFVESMGRENLVVCDVDGQRIQFLSAPGESVHLGDHVGMKFDMASVQFFDPESGLSLLWS, translated from the coding sequence ATGAAAATGGAATTGGTGAACCTGAACAAAACGTTCCGTGACGCCGTTGCCGTGCGGGATGTCTCGCTGGAAGTTGGCCACGGAGAACTTGCGGCCTTTCTCGGCCCCTCGGGCTGTGGAAAGACAACAACCCTGTTGAACATAGCCGGAGTCTATAAACCCACGTCGGGAGACATCCTCTTTGACGGCGTGCGGGTGAACGAGCTCCAGCCCAAAGAGCGGGATATCGGGATGGTCTTCCAGAGCTACGCCCTCTATCCCCATATGAGCGCCTACGAGAACATCGTCTTCTCGCTGGTTCTGAAAAAGCGTCCCAAGGACGAGATGCAGCGCGAAGCAAAGCGCGTGGCCGACATGCTCGGAATCGGACACCTTCTGGACCGCTCGCCGGCCCAGCTCTCGGGAGGTCAGCAGCAGCGCGTGGCCCTGGCCCGGGCCCTGATCAAACGGCCCAAACTGCTCCTCTTCGATGAGCCCCTCTCCAACCTGGACGCCCGGTTGCGGATGTCCATGCGGGAAGAGATCAAGCGCCTTCAGGTCGAACTGGGAATTACCAGCGTCTACGTTACCCATGACCAGGTAGAAGCCATGTCCATGGCCGACAAGGTTGCGGTCATGCAGGACGGAAACCTCCTGGCCTACGTTCCCCCGGGAGAACTCCACGAGCGTCCCCGGACGATCTTTATCGCTCAGTTTATCGGAAGTCCCTCGATGAACATCCTGGACGCGGAGTTTGTCATGAAAGGCGGAAAACCAACCGCTATTCTTGCCGGCGGAAAGGTTGAGCTGGAGGTTCCCAAAGAGCGGGTGCCCAAACTCTCGGGCGAGAAACGCGCCGTGAAGCTTGGTATTCGGCCCGAAAGCGTCTTCCTGGAACCCCAGGCCACGGCCGACGCCTATTCGGCGGTAACCTTTGTAGAGTCCATGGGGCGGGAAAACCTGGTGGTCTGCGACGTAGACGGCCAGCGGATCCAGTTCCTCTCGGCTCCGGGTGAATCGGTTCATCTGGGAGACCATGTGGGGATGAAGTTCGACATGGCCAGTGTGCAGTTCTTCGATCCCGAATCGGGACTCTCCCTTCTCTGGTCTTGA
- a CDS encoding PfkB family carbohydrate kinase, with translation MHDIMMIGHVSKDIIEDPEGVQHVFGGPVIYSSASATRTGASVHVVTKASREDQEKLSILHECGATVTVRESPETTSIHNLYETSDHERRTVTLLSSATPFTLDEIPEDTVKIYHLAGLFVGEIPETLIKDLAGRAPVAIDAQGVVRFSREGDMIFRDWEAKKEYLPHVQFLKTDAAEAELLTGTSDRDAAADKLLEMGAREVMITHNTEVLIAARDGERFRSPLNPRNLSGRTGRGDTCFAAYLARQLTHPRKEALAYAAALVSIKMEAPGVFRGTVQDVLDRMV, from the coding sequence ATGCACGACATTATGATGATTGGTCACGTTTCCAAGGATATCATCGAAGATCCCGAAGGAGTCCAGCACGTCTTTGGCGGCCCGGTGATCTATTCTTCCGCTTCGGCAACCCGCACGGGAGCGTCGGTTCACGTGGTGACCAAGGCCTCCCGGGAAGATCAGGAAAAACTCTCGATCCTCCACGAGTGCGGAGCCACGGTGACGGTCCGCGAGAGCCCCGAGACCACCTCGATCCATAATCTCTACGAGACATCGGACCACGAGCGGCGAACGGTAACGCTCCTCTCCTCGGCCACCCCCTTTACGCTGGACGAAATCCCCGAGGACACAGTAAAGATCTACCACCTGGCAGGACTCTTTGTGGGAGAGATCCCCGAGACGCTGATCAAGGATCTGGCAGGACGAGCCCCCGTGGCGATCGACGCCCAGGGAGTGGTTCGCTTCTCCCGGGAGGGGGACATGATATTTCGGGACTGGGAAGCCAAAAAGGAATACCTCCCCCACGTGCAGTTTCTGAAAACCGACGCCGCCGAGGCGGAGTTGCTCACCGGCACCAGCGACCGTGATGCCGCCGCCGACAAGCTCCTGGAAATGGGAGCCCGGGAAGTGATGATCACCCACAACACGGAGGTTCTTATCGCAGCCCGGGACGGGGAGCGGTTTCGTTCTCCCCTGAACCCCCGGAACCTTTCGGGACGGACCGGCCGTGGCGACACCTGCTTTGCTGCCTATCTGGCCCGTCAGCTCACGCACCCCCGAAAAGAAGCCCTGGCCTACGCAGCAGCCCTGGTGAGCATCAAAATGGAAGCTCCCGGCGTGTTCCGCGGAACGGTGCAGGACGTGCTGGACCGCATGGTCTGA
- a CDS encoding sugar ABC transporter substrate-binding protein encodes MRRIALVLAVLLATTGLVFAAGGRETARDGYMVGYVCNNFNDTFQTYVMDAARDYFVEVDDVSITFQDAQEDVIRQQDLVNTFITQGVDALIVVPVDTSAMSPIIRAASEANVPLIFVNRNPFGETTPPENVYYVGSQEIVAGRMQMEEMGKLLGGEGGVAILMGRLDNEGAILRTEGNEEVIAEEFPNIRVLAKETGLWQRDQGMSLTENWITAYGNRLNGILANNDEMALGAAEALRSAGRTDVPVMGVDAIPDALEAVRQGILAATVLQDSVGQGGGSARLAHQILKGESVEQVTWVPFVLINQDNLDQFID; translated from the coding sequence ATGAGACGGATTGCTTTAGTGCTGGCAGTATTGCTGGCAACAACAGGATTGGTATTCGCCGCAGGCGGACGAGAGACGGCGCGGGACGGATACATGGTTGGTTACGTGTGCAACAACTTCAACGACACCTTTCAGACCTATGTTATGGACGCGGCCCGGGATTACTTTGTCGAGGTTGATGACGTATCGATCACCTTCCAGGATGCCCAGGAAGACGTGATCCGGCAGCAGGACCTGGTGAACACCTTTATCACCCAGGGAGTAGATGCCCTGATCGTGGTTCCCGTGGACACCAGCGCCATGTCTCCCATTATTCGCGCAGCCAGTGAGGCAAATGTTCCCCTGATCTTTGTAAACCGCAACCCCTTTGGCGAGACAACTCCTCCGGAGAACGTCTACTACGTGGGTTCCCAGGAGATCGTGGCAGGTCGCATGCAGATGGAAGAGATGGGAAAACTGCTGGGCGGCGAAGGCGGCGTGGCAATCCTCATGGGACGGCTGGATAACGAAGGCGCTATTCTCCGCACCGAAGGAAACGAGGAAGTTATCGCCGAGGAGTTCCCCAACATTCGGGTTCTTGCAAAGGAAACCGGCCTGTGGCAGCGCGATCAGGGAATGTCCCTCACGGAAAACTGGATCACCGCCTACGGCAACCGCCTCAACGGTATTCTGGCCAACAACGACGAAATGGCCCTGGGTGCAGCCGAGGCACTTCGCAGCGCCGGCCGGACCGACGTCCCCGTCATGGGTGTCGATGCGATCCCCGATGCGCTGGAAGCGGTGCGGCAGGGAATCCTGGCTGCCACGGTTCTGCAGGACTCGGTTGGCCAGGGCGGCGGAAGCGCACGTCTTGCTCACCAGATCCTGAAAGGCGAGTCAGTGGAGCAGGTCACCTGGGTGCCCTTCGTGCTGATCAACCAGGACAACCTGGATCAGTTCATAGACTAA